GTCGACCCGGCCGCGGTTGGCGCCCTCGAGGCCGACCCGGAACAGGCCGTCGTTGTAGCCGATCGTGCCGGGCTGGCCGTCGGTGGAGATCCACAGGTTGCCGGCCTTGTCGAAGGCGACGTTGTCCGGGCAGGAGATCGGCGACACCTGGTCGACCGGGAAGCCGGCGAAGTATGCCGAGCTGGAGACGGCGGGGTCGCCGCAGACCAGCAGGATGCTCCAACCGAAGCTCGTCGCGGTGGCGTCGTTCCGGGCCTCGGTGATCTCGATCACGTGGCCGTCGCGGTTGACCGTCTTCGGGTTGACCTCGTCGACGCCGGCCTTGCCGAGGGTGCCGCGCTGCGTGTTGTTGGTGCAGGCGACGTACACCTTGCCGCTGGTGGGGTGCGGCTCGACGTCTTCCGGGCGGTCCATCTTGGTGGCGCCGACGGCGTCGGCGGCGAGGCGGGTGTGCACGAGCACTTCCTCGACGGTGAAGCCGGGGACAGCGCTGGCCCCGTTGAGCGTGAGCGGGATCCACTGGCCGCCGCCGTCGAAGGCACCGTCGGTGGGCAGTGCGCCGTTGCCGGTGATCTCCGCGGCGGGCGAGTTGCCGCTGAATCGGGCAACGAACAGGTCACCGGTTTCGAGGATCGTCTTGTTGTGCGCGCGGGCCTTCTCGCTGTTGCCCTTGCGGAAGCTCTTGTGCGAGACGAACTTGTACAGGTAGTCGAAGCGTTCGTCGTCGCCCATGTACGCCACGACGCGGCCGTCGGGGGCGACGGTGACGTTGGCGCCCTCGTGCTTCATCCGACCCATGGCGGTGTGCTTGACCGGGGTCGAGGTGGGGTCGAGCGGGTCGATCTCCACGATGTAGCCGAACCGGTTCGGCTCGTTGACGTAGCCGGGGTTGGCCACCGCGTCAAAGCGCGGCTCGAGGGCCTCCCAGCCGTAGGTGGATGCCGAGGTCGACAGGCCGTAGCGCTTCTGGCCCGCCGTGGTGCCGGGCGAGCGGAAGTAGTTGTTGAAGTTCTCCTCGCCGGAGAGCACGGTGCCCCACGGGGTGGTGCCGCCGGCGCAGTTGCCGAAGGTGCCGAGCGCGGTCAGACCGGTGGGGTCATCCTGCGTCTTCATCAGGTCGTGGCCCGCGGCCGGTCCGGTGAGACGGAACGGAGTGGACGCCGTGACGCGACGGTTGTAGTCGGAGGAACGCAGGTAAGTCCACGGCCGCCCCTTCTTCTCACGCTCCAGCTCGACGATGGCCATGCCGTGCGCGGCCATCGTGATGCGCAGCTGCTGCAGCCGCTCGGCCTCGTTCGCGGCCGGCGGGAACATGATGCCGGGGTTGGTGTACTCGTGGTTGGTGATCAGCAGACCGTGGCGTCCGCCGCGGCCCTGCAGCTCGATGATGTCGAGGTAGTCGTTGTTGTAGCCGTACTGCAGCGCCTGCGCCTCAGGCGTCTGGTTGTTGATGTCGAACTCGGGGGCGCCGGGCAGGATCGGGTCGCCCCAGCGGATGATCGCACCCCACTGGTAGCCGGCGGGCACCACGAAGTCGTCGACGGAGGCGTCGATCGGCGGGATCGGAGCGAACTGCAGACCGCGCATGGCGGCCTGGGCGGCGGTTGCGCCGCCGAGTGGAGTCGCGGATGTCGCGAACGTCAGAGCCAGCGCGCCGGCGCCCGCGCCGAGCAGCACCGACCGGCGGGACAGGGCAGCTCCGACAATGTCCTTGAAGTAGTCGTTATCGCTCTGGTTGCAGACACCCATCGCACAGGCGTTGCCGCACTTCAGCGCGCACGTCACCGCGCTGCGCTTGCCCTTGGTGTGGCCCGCCATGGGAAGAAGCATTCGAGTTTCGTGCTGCGGCATTGTTGTGGTCCCCTCCGACGCCTGATGTAGACAGAGTCAAGGCAACGGGATGCCGGTGGCCATCCGGTGGCGCCCGGGTGAACGCCCGGGAACCGGGACATGTCCCTCAGACGGGTGCCACCCTCCCGGGGCGCAAGTTCATACCCGGGGCGCAGCTCAGCTGGCGCGCAGCTCGCCGCGCACGATGGAATCGCCGGAGTGCGCCGGGTCACCGTTGTCGGGTTCGGCGGAGACATCGACCAGCGGGTACTGGGTGAGGTCGATACCGGCGGGGATCACGAAACTGCCGGATGCGCCGTCGAGGAATCCGATGCTCACCAGCCCCGAGGCATCCGGTTTGATCAGCCATACCTCACGCAGCCCGGTCGTATCGGTGGGGGTCTCCAGATCGACAACGACGACGCGGCTGCCGTCGGGCCGTTCCTCCACCCGGGCGATGCCGGAGGCGTCCCAGCCGGGGAACGGGTCGAGTTGCGCCTCCGCCACCACGGCCGCGGTGTCCTGCTGCCCGGACTGCCACCAGATTCCGACGCCCACTCCCCCGATCAGTCCGACGACGGCGGCCGCGGCGGCGATCGGCCACCAGGCGAACGCTCGGCGACCGGGGCGATCCGTGATCGGGGTGACCGGCGCG
This Salinibacterium sp. ZJ450 DNA region includes the following protein-coding sequences:
- a CDS encoding PhoX family phosphatase, which codes for MAGHTKGKRSAVTCALKCGNACAMGVCNQSDNDYFKDIVGAALSRRSVLLGAGAGALALTFATSATPLGGATAAQAAMRGLQFAPIPPIDASVDDFVVPAGYQWGAIIRWGDPILPGAPEFDINNQTPEAQALQYGYNNDYLDIIELQGRGGRHGLLITNHEYTNPGIMFPPAANEAERLQQLRITMAAHGMAIVELEREKKGRPWTYLRSSDYNRRVTASTPFRLTGPAAGHDLMKTQDDPTGLTALGTFGNCAGGTTPWGTVLSGEENFNNYFRSPGTTAGQKRYGLSTSASTYGWEALEPRFDAVANPGYVNEPNRFGYIVEIDPLDPTSTPVKHTAMGRMKHEGANVTVAPDGRVVAYMGDDERFDYLYKFVSHKSFRKGNSEKARAHNKTILETGDLFVARFSGNSPAAEITGNGALPTDGAFDGGGQWIPLTLNGASAVPGFTVEEVLVHTRLAADAVGATKMDRPEDVEPHPTSGKVYVACTNNTQRGTLGKAGVDEVNPKTVNRDGHVIEITEARNDATATSFGWSILLVCGDPAVSSSAYFAGFPVDQVSPISCPDNVAFDKAGNLWISTDGQPGTIGYNDGLFRVGLEGANRGRVDQFLAVPREAETCGPIIRDDENMVYVAVQHPGEDGSFANQHSYFPDYTAVNGNGLVAAPRPSVVQVWQG
- a CDS encoding anti-sigma factor, yielding MEHLDDDTLALIAMAELEPADHEREHLAACPTCSETLAELRQTAVLGRAARTVELIEPADAVWANIHADLGLSPQVAAVPRAADFASKTSTLAPVTPITDRPGRRAFAWWPIAAAAAVVGLIGGVGVGIWWQSGQQDTAAVVAEAQLDPFPGWDASGIARVEERPDGSRVVVVDLETPTDTTGLREVWLIKPDASGLVSIGFLDGASGSFVIPAGIDLTQYPLVDVSAEPDNGDPAHSGDSIVRGELRAS